Proteins from one Aspergillus nidulans FGSC A4 chromosome VIII genomic window:
- a CDS encoding trifunctional histidinol dehydrogenase/phosphoribosyl-AMP cyclohydrolase/phosphoribosyl-ATP diphosphatase (transcript_id=CADANIAT00001864) — MATPFLVSYDPASASGGLSLQQIAYFGRVLIKATDLAQAETFIRQNFRLLDIYVDATGISATGDLVDILNAGAAKIFISLDQLNALSEEQSVPSSRLVVYTSSNDQVEAFQKWVVKHIEREEAGLCTDSAVVHSISVKLGLNPEAQLLYRTYSGDVTEDAVKDTMKQGGVSIVPAAALTISREESSGKIQAGSLIAARGVKDQGNGLYATTVTDERGTCLGFVWSSDESIAEALRTGTGVYQSRKRGLWYKGQSSGDVQELIRIGFDCDSDCLVFIVKQIGRGFCHLGTASCFGPYTGLSRLQKTLQARKADAPAGSYTARLFNEPKLTQAKIMEEADELCRAETKEDIAFEAADLLYFALTRCVAAGVSLEDVERNLDLKSLKVKRRKGDAKGPWAEKAGLAEKPAEAKPAPKPEEPKEDTSRIEMTRVATASTPAEKVQEYLKRPSQKSNDAIVGLVKPIIQDVREQGDAGVLKYTHKFEKATSLTSPVLKAPFPAELMKLSPEVQEAIDVSISNIARFHSAQKGSNDALSMETMPGVVCSRFSRPIERVGCYIPGGTAVLPSTAMMLGVPAMVAGCKKIVFASPPRADGSITPEIVYVAHKVGAESIVLAGGAQAVAAMAYGTESVSKVDKILGPGNQFVTAAKMLVSNDTSAGVSIDMPAGPSEVLVIADKAANPAFVASDLLSQAEHGVDSQVILIAIDLNEQELKAIEDEVDRHARALPRMDIVRGSLAHSVTFVVRDLDEAMALSNDYAPEHLILQIQNAEAAVEKVQNAGSVFIGQWTPESVGDYSAGVNHSLPTYGYAKQYSGVNLGSFLKHITSSNLTADGLLRLSKTVETLAAVEGLDAHKRAVSIRVAAMKQEQL; from the exons ATGGCCACTCCCTTCCTCGTCTCCTACGACCCCGCCTCCGCGTCCGGCggcctctccctccagcaGATCGCCTACTTCGGCCGCGTTCTGATCAAGGCTACCGACCTCGCCCAGGCTGAGACCTTTATCCGACAAAATTTCCGCCTACTCGATATCTACGTCGACGCAACTGGCATCTCCGCAACGGGCGATCTTgtcgacatcctcaacgccGGCGCGGCcaagatcttcatctcccttgACCAATTGAATGCCCTCTCCGAAGAACAATCCGTCCCCTCGTCACGGCTCGTTGTCTACACTTCTTCCAACGACCAAGTGGAAGCGTTTCAGAAATGGGTGGTTAAGCACATTGAGCGCGAAGAGGCCGGCCTGTGCACGGACTCGGCCGTTGTCCACTCTATCTCTGTGAAGCTCGGACTGAACCCGGAAGCCCAGCTTCTCTACCGTACATATTCTGGAGACGTGACCGAGGATGCGGTCAAGGATACAATGAAGCAGGGAGGTGTCAGTATTGTTCCTGCGGCCGCTCTGACTATCAGCCGCGAGGAGTCCAGTGGGAAGATCCAGGCGGGTTCTTTGATTGCTGCGCGGGGTGTCAAGGACCAGGGTAATGGTCTGTATGCCACAACAGTAACGGACGAGAGGGGTACTTGCTTGGGGTTTGTGTGGAGTAGCGACGAGAGTATCGCGGAGGCTCTGCGTACAGGCACCGGTGTCTACCAGAGCCGGAAGCGTGGTCTGTGGTACAAGGGTCAATCCAGCGGTGACGTACAGGAGTTGATCCGCATCGGATTTGACTGCGACAGCGACTGCTTGGTTTTCATCGTGAAGCAGATCGGAAGAG GTTTCTGCCACCTCGGCACCGCCAGCTGTTTCGGACCTTACACCGGTTTATCACGCCTCCAAAAGACGCTACAAGCCCGCAAGGCCGATGCCCCGGCCGGCTCGTACACCGCGCGACTGTTCAACGAGCCTAAGCTTACACAAGCCAAGATCATGGAAGAGGCTGACGAGTTGTGTCGTGCGGAAACAAAGGAGGATATCGCTTTCGAAGCAGCCGATCTTTTGTACTTTGCGCTCACCCGCTGTGTTGCCGCCGGTGTCagccttgaggatgtcgagaGAAACCTTGACTTGAAGAGCCTAAAGgtgaagcggagaaaggGTGACGCCAAGGGCCCTTGGGCAGAGAAGGCTGGTCTTGCCGAGAAGCCTGCTGAAGCGAAGCCTGCTCCGAAGCCAGAGGAGCCAAAGGAAGACACGTCTCGGATCGAGATGACCCGTGTCGCTACCGCTTCGACGCcggcggagaaggtccaGGAGTACCTCAAGCGGCCATCGCAAAAGTCAAACGACGCCATTGTCGGCCTTGTCAAGCCCATCATTCAGGATGTCCGTGAGCAGGGTGATGCTGGTGTTCTTAAGTACACACATAAGTTCGAAAAGGCCACATCTTTGACCTCACCTGTCCTCAAAGCACCGTTCCCGGCCGAGCTGATGAAGCTGTCACCAGAAGTTCAGGAGGCGATTGATGTCAGTATTTCCAACATTGCCAGATTCCACAGCGCCCAGAAAGGCAGCAATGATGCATTGTCGATGGAGACCATGCCTGGCGTAGTCTGCTCCCGCTTCTCGCGGCCCATTGAGCGTGTTGGTTGCTACATTCCCGGTGGAACGGCCGTGCTGCCATCTACTGCAATGATGCTTGGTGTTCCCGCCATGGTTGCCGGCTGCAAGAAGATCGTCTTTGCCTCTCCACCTCGTGCCGACGGCAGCATCACCCCCGAGATTGTCTATGTCGCACACAAGGTTGGAGCGGAGAGCATCGTCCTTGCTGGAGGCGCGCAGGCTGTAGCAGCCATGGCCTACGGTACTGAGAGCGTCAGCAAGGTCGACAAGATTTTGGGACCTGGTAATCAGTTCGTGACCGCCGCCAAGATGTTGGTTTCCAACGATACCTCCGCTGGTGTCAGCATCGACATGCCTGCCGGACCTAGTGAGGTTCTCGTCATTGCCGACAAGGCCGCCAACCCCGCCTTCGTTGCTTCAGACCTTCTCAGCCAAGCAGAACACGGTGTCGATTCCCAGGTCATTCTCATCGCGATTGACCTGAACGAGCAGGAACTGAAAGCCATTGAAGATGAGGTAGATCGCCACGCCCGTGCTCTTCCTCGCATGGACATCGTCCGTGGATCCCTCGCACACTCCGTCACCTTTGTTGTTAGGGACCTTGATGAGGCAATGGCTCTGAGCAACGATTACGCTCCTGAGCATCTCATCCTGCAAATCCAGAATGCAGAGGCCGCTGTCGAGAAGGTCCAAAATGCGGGATCTGTTTTCATCGGACAGTGGACGCCTGAGAGTGTGGGTGACTACTCTGCTGGTGTCAACCACTCATTGC CAACATATGGCTACGCCAAGCAGTACTCCGGAGTCAACCTTGgctccttcctcaagcaCATCACCTCCTCAAACCTAACGGCGGATGGTCTTCTGCGTCTGTCCAAGACTGTCGAGACGCTCGCGGCTGTGGAGGGATTAGATGCCCACAAGCGGGCAGTGAGCATCCGTGTTGCGGCTATGAAGCAGGAGCAGTTGTAG
- a CDS encoding uncharacterized protein (transcript_id=CADANIAT00001863) — MPTATATLSWKFTNWGPLTTPWSLPDSCTSNVAIASTADTDFVLWAELCPFSFDSCYPSPTDSNAPEALSSALNTHGTDIYAPPFYSPAPACPNGWKTVGVAARDGDATASRAGWFTTIYEGEQLDDIDSEVLTPAYNQVLAGLLDADETAVVCCPSSMTMLPGFYCSSSLPSYTVSTACEVFHRGDITDLPSLRESSVTWTTTTTTYSAEETPEFTGWSQVAPLLLFHKPTDVARGGDDDAGANDVVDSAGETNAAAPGYGRESFWGVGVKVAASAVGSMLAGAAFILLR; from the exons ATGCCCACCGCAACCGCCACGCTCTCCTGGAAATTCACAAACTGGGGCCCACTGACAACCCCCTGGTCCCTGCCAGACTCCTGCACCAGCAACGTCGCTATCGCGTCTACCGCTGACACAGATTTCGTCCTCTGGGCCGAGCTGTGCCCGTTTTCGTTTGATTCGTGTTATCCCTCTCCAACTGACTCGAATGCGCCGGAGGCACTGTCTTCAGCGTTGAACACACACGGTACCGACATTTATGCACCCCCGTTCTATTCTCCTGCTCCGGCATGTCCGAATGGGTGGAAAACCGTCGGGGTGGCGGCGAGAGACGGTGATGCGACTGCCTCGCGAGCCGGATGGTTCACTACAATATACGAGGGGGAACAACTGGACGACATCGACTCGGAAGTTTTGACCCCGGCATACAATCAAGTTCTTGCAGGACTGCTCGATGCAGACGAGACAGCTGTCGTTTGTTGTCCAAG TTCAATGACAATGCTCCCGGGCTTTTactgctcttcttccctcccctcctACACCGTATCAACGGCCTGCGAGGTTTTCCACAGGGGCGATATAACTGATTTGCCGAGTCTTCGGGAATCAAGCGTGACCTGGACAACCACAACCACGACGTACAGTGCCGAGGAGACGCCAGAGTTCACGGGCTGGTCACAGGTTGCGCCGTTGTTGCTGTTCCACAAGCCTACTGATGTTGCGCGGGGTGGGGATGACGATGCAGGGGCAAATGATGTGGTTGATAGCGCTGGCGAGACGAATGCGGCTGCCCCGGGGTACGGCAGGGAGAGCTTCTGGGGCGTCGGGGTCAAAGTTGCAGCCAGTGCAGTGGGCTCAATGCTTGCGGGGGCGGCGTTTATATTGCTCAGATAG
- a CDS encoding uncharacterized protein (transcript_id=CADANIAT00001862) — protein sequence MDQGTAETVYDISPKLCSQQSWTGPAAAGPRPTIELVPIERKRPVLEAGLVRRNVVLTCPVHPQIRSQVNGKYDDDELMTVRYSALTCEPSGFHKERFTLRQNLYIKPRRTELLIIIPLCDESGTDLGRTLTSIFANIQYISSQKRVKTWKRHGWKRCVVCILGDGRGRLSEEAKAALTLIGLWQPALAVRDVQGQDVRAHLFEYTTCARLRDSTLQPLPECPQTPVQMILCLTERYQGPQSCGKWLSEAILPELDPQMCVFVPAGAKPSADAIYRLWERLHLHPRCGGVVGQTEMRASLLTWALNPLAAAYGVHLKLASVLENPFQSFLGFAPAFPTQLSAFRCQQERKSQDQTSGGWEAASVRDEPKSITWGSHISDRRLWAFDILSRRWNRDRLDYVRKARAHVQAPPSIDAYIVDLQHYMQDRIVFMMDSWSTMQNIEGGLRKLKFAALLIYSCLNLVVSWFAIGNTFLIFFFINHYFASDSIIGRHSSATETGLLTLYTFLLMVSVLCGLTYQPHTNRLRIIRTVITVGWILLAAYILIAIIVVGFKTTRPTFHILSNNPTDFREWFDERRFSLAILPLVAIYAIRLLASMLFLDPWIIFAAVGFRLQSSPQSNSTDAEQSIQYVLCILAHVNFINITTFMYSKLSVSEEQNTANGGIPIPTNYFVRPGNKVHLDSPSDDDLNKAYDDSLAQLLDPPDLESARLPSRKCENTSRVYPDKVVLTWALSNILLCAVILHAIPSVKGLAGDDLENMNRCPSTAYLLVIFWLIGSLEGVKFMGAILFIIKEVIYFF from the exons ATGGACCAAGGTACGGCCGAGACAGTGTATGACATTTCTCCCAAACTCTGCTCACAGCAGTCCTGGACTGGACCGGCTGCAGCAGGCCCAAGACCGACTATAGAGCTGGTCCCCATCGAGCGAAAACGACCCGTGCTTGAAGCAGGTCTCGTGCGGCGGAACGTTGTTTTGACATGTCCAGTGCATCCCCAGATCCGCAGTCAAGTCAACGGTAaatatgatgatgacgagctCATGACCGTCCGATACTCAGCCCTCACCTGCGAGCCCTCGGGGTTCCACAAGGAGCGATTCACGTTGCGACAGAATCTGTACATCAAACCCCGACGAACAGAGCTTCTTATCATAATCCCTCTCTGCGATGAGTCTGGGACGGATCTGGGTCGTACTTTGACTAGCATCTTTGCCAATATCCAGTACATCTCCTCCCAGAAGAGGGTTAAGACGTGGAAGCGGCACGGGTGGAAGAGGTGCGTTGTCTGCATTCTTGGCGACGGGCGAGGTAGATtgtcagaagaagcaaaggCTGCTCTCACACTGATTGGACTCTGGCAGCCAGCCCTGGCAGTGCGCGATGTGCAGGGTCAAGATGTCCGCGCCCATCTGTTTGAGTATACCACTTGCGCCAGACTCCGGGATAGCACCCTGCAACCTTTGCCAGAATGTCCGCAAACTCCAGTCCAGATGATCCTCTGCTTAACCGAAAGATATCAAGGTCCTCAAAGCTGTGGCAAGTGGCTTTCGGAGGCGATCCTACCGGAGCTTGATCCCCAGATGTGTGTCTTCGTCCCAGCTGGGGCAAAGCCTTCTGCAGACGCCATTTACCGTCTCTGGGAGCGACTGCACCTCCATCCGAGGTGCGGAGGAGTTGTTGGGCAGACAGAAATGAGGGCCTCGCTACTGACCTGGGCGCTGAATCCTCTGGCAGCTGCTTATGGTGTGCATCTGAAGCTGGCAAGTGTTCTGGAGAATcccttccagtccttcctGGGGTTTGCACCAGCATTTCCAACCCAGCTTTCTGCTTTCAGATGCCAGcaggagaggaaaagccaggACCAAACCTCAGGAGGCTGGGAAGCAGCGTCTGTTCGAGACGAGCCGAAGTCCATTACATGGGGTAGTCACATATCGGACCGCCGGCTCTGGGCGTTCGATATTCTCTCTCGCCGTTGGAATCGAGATCGTCTTGATTATGTGCGCAAGGCTAGGGCCCATGTTCAAGCCCCTCCTTCGATAGACGCATACATTGTCGACCTTCAGCATTATATGCAGGACCGAATAGTTTTCATGATGGATTCGTGGAGTACCATGCAGAACATAGAAGGGGGGCTCCGGAAACTGAAATTTGCTGCTCTGCTTATATATTCATGCCTAAATCTCGTCGTTTCCTGGTTTGCGATT GGCAACACATTTctcatattcttcttcatcaaccacTATTTCGCCTCAGATTCTATTATCGGCCGGCATAGTTCGGccacagagacaggcctctTGACGCTGTACACCTTTCTCCTGATGGTATCTGTGCTCTGTGGTTTGACCTATCAGCCGCATACTAACAGGCTACGTATTATTCGTACTGTTATCACAGTGGGGTGGATACTTCTCGCAGCATACATACTTATTGCCATTATTGTGGTTGGTTTCAAGACGACAAGGCCTACATTTCACATTCTCAGCAATAATCCCACAGACTTCCGTGAATGGTTTGACGAACGTCGCTTTTCCCTTGCAATCCTTCCGCTGGTTGCTATTTATGCCATTCGGCTCCTGGCATCCATGTTATTCCTCGATCCTTGGATTATTTTTGCAGCAGTAGGTTTCCGTCTTCAAAGCTCTCCTCAATCCAATTCGACTGACGCGGAGCAGAGTATCCAATATGTCCTCTGCATACTCGCACACGTGAACTTTATCAACATAACCACATTCATGTATAGCAAACTGTCCGTATCCGAAGAGCAAAATACTGCAAATGGCGGAATACCTATTCCTACGAATTACTTCGTGCGCCCCGGAAACAAAGTGCACCTCGATTCCCCCAGTGACGACGATTTGAATAAAGCATATGACGATTCGCTGGCGCAGCTTTTAGATCCTCCAGATCTAGAGTCAGCAAGACTACCTTCAAGAAAATGTGAAAATACCTCGAGAGTGTATCCGGACAAGGTGGTGCTGACTTGGGCACTGTCAAATATACTTCTTTGCGCCGTCATTTTACACGCCATCCCTTCTGTCAAGGGTCTTGCTGGAGATGATTTAGAGAATATGAACAGGTGCCCTTCAACGGCCTACCTGCTTGTTATCTTCTGGTTGATTGGTAGTCTTGAGGGGGTCAAATTTATGGGTGCGATTCTGTTTATCATAAAGGAGGTTATATACTTTTTCTAG
- a CDS encoding rRNA-processing protein UTP11 (transcript_id=CADANIAT00001865), with protein MSSMRNAVQRRQHRERGQLQGREKWGILEKHKDYSLRAKDYNMKKQKIKRLEEKARDRNPDEFAFGMMSSHSSTKGKHGTGMRESATAQGLSHEAIKLLKTQDAGYLRTVGERVRRQIEKVKEDLRIQESMGEALGVQEDTRQEDDGDDFDDFDFGAAEKKARKLLFADDREDQKVLKRVLEQREQEGETEEEEESFGERAQQQQKRKTRKELEAEKQALVEARRARKLKKRALEVRQNKLKALQKQYADITSAERALDLQRAKMSNSVGGVNKNGLKFKIKERKR; from the exons ATGTCTTCTATGCGCAATGCTGtccaacgccgccaacaTCGCGAGCGAGGACAACTCCAGGGCCGCGAAAAATGGGGTATCCTAGAAAAGCACAAG GACTACTCCCTCCGCGCGAAAGACTACAACAtgaaaaaacaaaaaatcAAGCGgctcgaagaaaaagcacGCGATCGCAACCCGGACGAATTCGCCTTTGGCATGATGTCCTCGCACTCATCGACGAAGGGAAAACATGGTACAGGGATGCGCGAGTCTGCGACTGCTCAGGGCCTCTCCCATGAAGCAATCAAGTTGCTTAAGACGCAGGATGCCGGGTATCTTCGGACAGTGGGGGAGAGAGTTAGACGGCAGATCGAGAAAGTAAAGGAGGATTTGAGGATTCAGGAATCTATGGGGGAGGCGCTAGGAGTTCAGGAGGACACTAGACAGGaggacgacggcgacgattTCGACGATTTCGACTTTGGggccgcggagaagaaagcgcGGAAGTTGCTTTTCGCGGACGATAGGGAAGATCAGAAGGTCTTGAAGAGGGTTTTGGAGCAGCGAGAGCAAGAGGGAGAaaccgaagaggaagaggaatcGTTTGGTGAGCgcgctcagcagcaacagaagaggaaaactCGAAAAGAgctggaagcagagaaaCAGGCGCTGGTTGAGGCACGACGGGCGAGGAAACTCAAGAAGAGGGCTCTAGAGGTACGACAGAACAAGCTCAAggcgctgcagaagcagTATGCCGATATCACCTCCGCAGAGCGGGCACTGGATCTGCAGCGGGCGAAGATGTCGAATTCCGTGGGAGGTGTTAATAAGAATGGGCTGAAATTCAAGATTAAAGAGCGGAAGAGGTGA